CGCGGCCGCCGGTCCCGGCGACCGCGTGTTGCTCGACGACGGCCGCATCGAGACGGTCGTCAGCCGTGTCGAGGGCGAAACCGTCGTCACGGAGGTCGAAAGCGGCGGTCGGCTCGGCGGTCGGAAGGGCGTCAACGTGCCCGGCGTCGATCTCGGACTGGAGCCGGTCACCGAGCAGGACCGACAGGAGCTAGCGCTGGCGGCCGACCACGACGTCGATTTCGTCGCGGCGAGTTTCGTCGGGAGCGCCGCGGACGTCTACGCGGTCAACGAGGCGCTCGAAAAACACGGCGCGGACGTGCCCGTCGTCGCCAAGATCGAGCGCGCGGGCGCTGTCGAACGACTGGACGGCATCGTCGAAGCGGCCTACGGCGTGATGGTCGCGCGCGGCGACCTCGGGGTGGAGTGCCCGATGGAGACGGTGCCGCTCGTCCAAAAGCGCATCATCCAGCGGTGTCATGCGGCCGGCGTGCCGGTCATCACGGCCACCGAGATGCTCGATTCGATGACGCACGCGCGCCGGCCGACCCGCGCGGAGGCTTCGGACGTGGCGAACGCGGTGTTCGACGGCACCGACGCGGTGATGCTCTCCGGTGAAACGGCCGTCGGCGACCATCCCGTGCGAGTGGTCGATGCGATGGCAACCATCGTCGGCGCGGTCGAAGCCAGCGACGAGTACGCCGACCGCAACGAACAGGACGTGCCGAAACCCGGGCGCGCCCGGACGGACGTACTGGCTCGCTCGGCGCGCTATCTCGCCCGCGACATCGACGCGGCGGCGATCGTCGCGGCCACCGAATCGGGCTACACGGCGCTCAAAGCGGCCAAATACCGTCCCGACGTGCCGGTGGTCGCCGTGACGCCGTCGAGAGCGGTCTGCCGGCGGCTCGCGCTGTCTGCGGGGGTCGTTCCCCAGTTCGCGCCACTCACCGAGCGCGAGAAGAGCACCGACGTCGTGATACAGAACGCCGTCCAGACGGCCGTCGACGCCGGCATCGTCGACAGCGGCGACAGCGTGGTCGTCCTCGCCGGCCTGATGACCGATCTCGAAGCGGCGAACACGACGAACATGCTCAAGATACACGTGGCCGCCGACATCGTCGCCGCCGGGCGCTCGATCGTCGCGGGCGTCGCCACCGGCCCGCTCTTCCACGCTGAGCACGGTGATCTCACGTCGGTCCCCGACGGCAGCGTGCTGACGCTGCCGACCGATTTCGACGACGAGTTCACCGGCGACCCCTCGGCTCTCGCCGGCATCGTCAGCGGGCACAAGGGCGTCACGGGCTATTCCGCCATCGTCGCCCGCGAACTCGGGATTCCGATGGTCGGCGGCGTGGGTCTCGGCGATCTCCCGAGCGAGGCGACGGTGACCCTCGACGCCGAGCGCGGCGTCGTCTACGAGGGCGATATCACCGATACACGATAGGTGCTCTCGGGTTCGAAATCGACTGCGCTCGCCGGTCGTCGTACCGCTTGCGGAACTACGGAAGAAATTCGTGGGGCGTTCGATTGACTGCTATTTCAGTCGACGCGCGCTTCCTCGCCCGCCAGATCCTCGATGACCTGCATCACACCGGAGTTGTCGTCGTCGCCACGGCCGGTCGTCTCCATCGCCTTGTAGAGTTCGTGGGCGATGCCGGTCTGTGGCATCGGCGCGCCGAAGGCCTCGCCGGCGTCGGTCGCGATGCGGAGGTCCTTGTACTGGTAGGAGGCGAAAAAGCCCGGGTCGAAGTCTCCCTCGATCATCGACGGCGCGCGGTTGTCGAGCGTCCAGCAGCCCGCCGCACCGCCGGAGATGGCCTCGATGACCGCATCGAGGTCCGCGCCGGCCTTCTGAGCGAAGACGAGCGCCTCGCTCACGCCGACCATCTGGGCGGCCACGACGATCTGATTGCAGGCTTTCGTCGTCTGGCCGGCCCCGCTCGGGCCGCAGTGGGTGATCGTCTCGCCCATCGCTTCGAGCAGTTCCTCGTTGGCGTCGAAGACGCCCTCGTCGCCGCCGACCATGATCGAGAGCGTGCCGTCGATGGCTCCCTCCTCGCCACCGCTGATCGGTGCGTCGAGCATGTCCGCACCCGCTTCCTCGATCTCCGTAGCGAGTTCCTCGGTGGCGGTCGGCGAGATCGTCGACATGTCGATGACCGTCATGCCGTCGCTCAGGCCCGCGAGAATGCCGTCGTCGTCGCGGACGATCGACTCGACGACCGGCGAGTCCGGCAGGCAGGTGATGACGACGTCAGTTCGCTCGGCGACTTCCTCGGGGGAGTCGGCCCGCTCGCCACCGTACTCGACGAGTTCGTCGACCGATTCTTGCGAGCGGTTGTGTCCCACGACGTCGTAGCCCGCGTCGATGAGGTTCTTCGACATCGGGAGGCCCATAATACCGAGTCCGACGAAACCGATTGTCTCTGTCATTCCATCACACAACTCGCACTCGGCCAGTAAAAGCCATCGGTTCGTCGTTCGCCGACCATGCTCGACGACGACCGCCGAACGGTGGGCTGGGTCGCAAGCGTTATGTCCGTCTCGCCGGTGGCTCCGCGTATGCCACAGATAGGCCAGTCAGCGCCGGCGTTCAATCTGCAAAACCACGACGGCGAGTCGGTCTCGCTTGCGGAGTTCGAGGGCCAGCGCGTCGTCCTCTACTTCTATCCGAAGGCGGGGACCGAAGGTTGTACCGTCGAGGCGAACGATTTCGGCGATGCGTTCGAGGATTTCGAGCGACGTGACGTGCAGATACTCGGCGTCTCGATGGATCCGGTCGCGGACCTCGCCGATTTCAGGGACGACGAGTCGATTCCGTTCCCGCTATTGAGCGACGAGGACGGCACGGTCGCCGAACAGTACGACGCCGCCGGCGACGGGACCGCGCTCCGGAACACCGTCGTCATCGGGCCGGACGGCGACGTCGAAGCCGTCTACGAGGACGTCTCGCCCGACGGGCACGCCGAGCGGGTGCTCGACGATATCGCCGACCGCGAGGCAGCGTAGAGCACGCGGCCGCCGTTCGTTGGAGTGGGGGTAAGAGTTCAGGACGACATCGTACCCGCAAGCTCGGCGATCGCGCCGGTCAGGACTCGCGTCGCGGACGCACAGCTCTCCCAGCCGGTCCATTCGAGCGGGTTGTGGGAGATGCCGTCGCGCGACGGCGCGAAGATCATCCCCGAGTCGGTGACTTTCGCCACGTGCATCGTGTCGTGGCCGGCCCCCGAGTGGAGTTCCATCGTCGAAACGCCGCTCTCGGCGGCCGCCTCGCTCAGCGCGGTCGTACAGCGGTCGTGCATCGCTATCGGTTCGATGTCGTAGGGCCGCTCGAAGGTGGTGTCGACGCCGCGCTCGGCTTCGAGGCGCGCGAGGCTCGACTCGACCGCGCCGACGACGGCCTCCATCGAGTCGTATTCGACGTCGCGGATATCGATGCCCAGTTCGGCGTGTCCGGGCACCACGTTGACCGCGTTCGGGCTGACATCGAGTTTTCCCACCGTGCCGACGACGGTCTCGCCCTTCTCGGCGACCACGTCCTCGGTCGCACCCTCGACGTCGAGAACCAGTTCGCTCGCCGCCGCGAGGGCGTCCGTCCGGTCGTGCATCGCCGCACAGCCCGCGTGGTTCGCCTCGCCCTGAACCTCGACTTCACAGCGGATCGTGCCGGTGATCGACGTGACGATGCCCACGGGGACGTTCGCGTCTTCGAGTCGGCTGCTCTGCTCGACGTGGACTTCGAGCCACGAGTCCCACGCGCTCGCGTCGAGTCGGCCGGTGCCCCTCGCGCCGATATCGGTCAGGGCGTCGTCGAGGGAGATACCATCATCGTCTTCGAGCGCGAGCGCCTCCTCGACCGACTGCTGGCCGCTCGCCACCGCCGAGCCGAGCACGCCGTTCGAAAAGCGCGTGCCCTCCTCCTCGGTGAAGCAGACGACCTCGACCGGCCGCCCGAGATCGGCGTCGGCCTCCTGGAGCGCACGGACGGCTTCGAGTGCGCCGTAGACCCCCAGTACCCCGTCGAAGATGCCGCCCTCGGGCACCGAATCGAGGTGGCTGCCGGCGGCGACCGCGGCTGCGTCCGGGTCGGCCCCGTCGGGCACCCACCGGCCGACGACGTTCCCGACCGCATCGACTCGGACGTCAAGACCGGCGTCCTCCAATCGCTCGACGAAATACTCGCGCACCCGTCGGTTTGCCTCCGTGCCGGGGAGCACCGTCCGTCCGCGCCCTTCCGCGACCGCTATCGCGCCGTACTCGGCGTTCGTCTCGATGTCGTCGCGAAGCCGGTCGGCGTCGACGCAGCGAGCCGGCTCTTCGATTGTGTTCATCGTTCGCACGTCGGTAGAACGCGACCCGGTTTGAATATACCGGAACGAAGGCGCGAACCACCCTGTCGGGCGAGAACCGACAGCGGAAAAATGGCTTATTAGTTGTGGTTGGTTCTCAATCCGCAGCCGGTGACGGCGACTCCGAGAGGTACTCCGTGGTGCGCTCGTCGAGATCGACCTTCCGGAGCGCGACGTAGGCGACGAAACCGACGGGCAGGCCGATCATCCACGAGAGATCGAGCATCGCGAGGCTGGCGAGCGACCCGACGAG
This portion of the Halococcus sediminicola genome encodes:
- a CDS encoding NAD(P)-dependent oxidoreductase, giving the protein MTETIGFVGLGIMGLPMSKNLIDAGYDVVGHNRSQESVDELVEYGGERADSPEEVAERTDVVITCLPDSPVVESIVRDDDGILAGLSDGMTVIDMSTISPTATEELATEIEEAGADMLDAPISGGEEGAIDGTLSIMVGGDEGVFDANEELLEAMGETITHCGPSGAGQTTKACNQIVVAAQMVGVSEALVFAQKAGADLDAVIEAISGGAAGCWTLDNRAPSMIEGDFDPGFFASYQYKDLRIATDAGEAFGAPMPQTGIAHELYKAMETTGRGDDDNSGVMQVIEDLAGEEARVD
- the pyk gene encoding pyruvate kinase is translated as MTTRNTKIVCTLGPATVEQRTVERLIESGMSVARLNASHGTTEDRAALVETVRAAGAAVGRSVAVMLDLPGPEIRTAPLDDPIELRAGTEIRFSEGETATPEAVGLSTSIAAAGPGDRVLLDDGRIETVVSRVEGETVVTEVESGGRLGGRKGVNVPGVDLGLEPVTEQDRQELALAADHDVDFVAASFVGSAADVYAVNEALEKHGADVPVVAKIERAGAVERLDGIVEAAYGVMVARGDLGVECPMETVPLVQKRIIQRCHAAGVPVITATEMLDSMTHARRPTRAEASDVANAVFDGTDAVMLSGETAVGDHPVRVVDAMATIVGAVEASDEYADRNEQDVPKPGRARTDVLARSARYLARDIDAAAIVAATESGYTALKAAKYRPDVPVVAVTPSRAVCRRLALSAGVVPQFAPLTEREKSTDVVIQNAVQTAVDAGIVDSGDSVVVLAGLMTDLEAANTTNMLKIHVAADIVAAGRSIVAGVATGPLFHAEHGDLTSVPDGSVLTLPTDFDDEFTGDPSALAGIVSGHKGVTGYSAIVARELGIPMVGGVGLGDLPSEATVTLDAERGVVYEGDITDTR
- a CDS encoding M20 family metallo-hydrolase: MNTIEEPARCVDADRLRDDIETNAEYGAIAVAEGRGRTVLPGTEANRRVREYFVERLEDAGLDVRVDAVGNVVGRWVPDGADPDAAAVAAGSHLDSVPEGGIFDGVLGVYGALEAVRALQEADADLGRPVEVVCFTEEEGTRFSNGVLGSAVASGQQSVEEALALEDDDGISLDDALTDIGARGTGRLDASAWDSWLEVHVEQSSRLEDANVPVGIVTSITGTIRCEVEVQGEANHAGCAAMHDRTDALAAASELVLDVEGATEDVVAEKGETVVGTVGKLDVSPNAVNVVPGHAELGIDIRDVEYDSMEAVVGAVESSLARLEAERGVDTTFERPYDIEPIAMHDRCTTALSEAAAESGVSTMELHSGAGHDTMHVAKVTDSGMIFAPSRDGISHNPLEWTGWESCASATRVLTGAIAELAGTMSS
- a CDS encoding peroxiredoxin, whose protein sequence is MPQIGQSAPAFNLQNHDGESVSLAEFEGQRVVLYFYPKAGTEGCTVEANDFGDAFEDFERRDVQILGVSMDPVADLADFRDDESIPFPLLSDEDGTVAEQYDAAGDGTALRNTVVIGPDGDVEAVYEDVSPDGHAERVLDDIADREAA